In Thalassotalea sp. Sam97, a single window of DNA contains:
- the yihA gene encoding ribosome biogenesis GTP-binding protein YihA/YsxC, whose product MLSSDVNLHVAEFVTSAPDIRRLPEDTGIEVAFAGRSNAGKSSALNTLTQQKSLARTSKTPGRTQLINVFDIRDNRRLIDLPGYGFAKVPLEMKKKWQKSLAEYLQKRESLRGLVVLMDIRHPLKDLDVDLIQWANDCELPVLALLTKADKLKSGKRSAEVLKVKKACKDLHSDIKVMAFSSLTKVGLDQATAIIADWFTEFADTETDIEDGEHIIE is encoded by the coding sequence ATTTTGTCATCTGATGTGAACTTGCATGTGGCCGAGTTTGTCACTAGTGCACCGGATATTCGTAGATTACCGGAAGATACAGGTATTGAAGTTGCTTTTGCTGGGCGTTCAAATGCTGGTAAATCGAGCGCTTTGAATACGCTAACACAGCAAAAATCGTTAGCTCGTACCAGTAAAACGCCTGGACGAACCCAGCTTATTAATGTTTTTGATATTCGCGATAACCGACGTTTGATTGACTTACCGGGTTATGGTTTTGCCAAAGTTCCATTGGAAATGAAGAAGAAGTGGCAAAAATCATTAGCTGAATATTTACAAAAGCGAGAGAGTTTGCGCGGTCTTGTGGTATTAATGGATATTCGCCATCCATTAAAAGATTTAGACGTTGATTTGATTCAGTGGGCAAATGATTGCGAGCTACCTGTGCTGGCGCTACTCACGAAAGCCGATAAGTTAAAGTCTGGAAAGCGCAGCGCGGAAGTGCTTAAAGTGAAAAAGGCGTGTAAAGATTTACATAGCGATATTAAAGTTATGGCGTTTTCTTCACTAACAAAGGTTGGCTTAGATCAAGCCACGGCAATTATTGCTGATTGGTTTACAGAGTTTGCTGATACTGAAACGGATATTGAAGACGGCGAGCATATCATTGAATAA
- a CDS encoding cytochrome c, translating into MDLGAYFKSPEAVADVEAAKPSAEVLTFTGDVDAGKAKAMVCAACHGADGNQPLPNHPKLAGQHEQYLVKQLQDFKSGARNNAIMAGQVATLSNEDMQNLAAYFASQKLTPVAAEANEYGKKLYQGGDAARGITACIACHGTDGKGAGLAGFPKVGSQTADYMKLQLEQFRSGARNNDMNSMMANIAAKLTDKDIAALAEYMASLK; encoded by the coding sequence ATGGATTTAGGTGCGTACTTTAAGTCTCCTGAAGCCGTTGCTGATGTTGAAGCTGCTAAGCCTTCTGCAGAAGTATTAACGTTTACCGGTGATGTTGACGCAGGTAAAGCCAAAGCAATGGTATGTGCGGCATGTCATGGTGCTGACGGTAACCAACCGCTTCCAAATCACCCAAAACTTGCTGGCCAACACGAGCAATACTTAGTTAAGCAATTACAAGATTTCAAATCTGGTGCACGTAATAATGCGATCATGGCTGGCCAAGTTGCAACATTGTCAAACGAAGATATGCAAAATCTAGCGGCATACTTCGCAAGCCAAAAACTAACACCTGTAGCAGCAGAAGCTAATGAATACGGCAAGAAATTATACCAAGGTGGTGATGCTGCACGTGGTATTACCGCATGTATCGCCTGTCATGGCACCGATGGTAAAGGCGCAGGCTTAGCTGGCTTCCCGAAAGTTGGTTCACAAACTGCTGACTACATGAAGTTACAACTTGAGCAATTCCGTAGCGGCGCTCGTAACAACGACATGAATAGCATGATGGCAAATATCGCGGCGAAATTAACCGACAAAGATATCGCAGCTTTAGCTGAATACATGGCATCATTGAAGTAA
- a CDS encoding diguanylate cyclase, which produces MAHLVHRTVVALLCALAMFCSAFITKAYADSNAHVSISDLRFLFEKNTQMTAAEIWRSDELFTSVEWGQKPYLGVRAGSTWLSFDVHNHGDDTHTYYFQYPAINALTLSLFVVDDNLPQQLMQVPISNPFAKQRLASANNVFAMQLAANESKQVLLEVFSPTATPRYAHVDVWKLPELSQAMNIQHSLMGLILGLTLMSLLAGFIYFQLFKETYCYWYGFYVISLIPAMLLASGVANLYVSNLDYYLLGTIAIAMMLSCALQFIRTYNNIGFHSKALDKIMHVMICATIFIIPVAIIGFHDLAKTLQQITIFTLPVAVLIAAYCGYTGEKKTSIMLLSIIPLFATLLIITLQELGVVYPNVNITIVCIVTMVAHLLGFMWSIYQKIRIHITEGSAEDINNISDAYEKAYKLQELVKEQNQKLKTAKEQAEFEARTDMLTQLPNRRAFMNLAKMAIAQAERQQKPLTFIAFDVDNFKLINDKFGHPAGDQTLKEIGDLIRNIIRASDFCGRIGGEEFMVGCHDNNMLDAHHVAERIRSAIEKNQIVYEDLKFNTTISIGMAELEDGDDLDSLLKKADDAMYESKTTGKNKITLYAA; this is translated from the coding sequence ATGGCGCATCTCGTTCACCGAACAGTTGTAGCATTGCTATGTGCATTAGCGATGTTTTGTAGCGCTTTTATTACTAAAGCATATGCTGACAGCAACGCGCACGTTTCAATATCAGACTTGCGCTTTTTATTTGAAAAAAATACGCAAATGACTGCAGCGGAAATTTGGCGTTCCGATGAGCTATTTACTTCAGTTGAATGGGGGCAAAAACCCTACCTGGGCGTCCGCGCTGGCTCAACCTGGCTATCATTTGATGTCCATAATCACGGTGACGACACACACACCTACTATTTTCAATATCCGGCGATCAACGCTTTAACGCTGTCATTATTTGTCGTCGACGATAATCTACCACAGCAACTCATGCAGGTGCCTATCTCCAATCCATTTGCCAAACAACGGCTCGCTTCAGCCAACAATGTTTTTGCTATGCAACTTGCCGCTAACGAAAGTAAGCAAGTGCTACTAGAGGTGTTTAGTCCAACCGCAACGCCTCGCTATGCTCATGTGGACGTTTGGAAATTACCGGAATTAAGCCAAGCGATGAACATTCAGCATAGCTTAATGGGCCTTATATTGGGGCTAACACTAATGTCTTTGTTAGCCGGCTTTATATATTTTCAACTCTTTAAAGAAACATACTGCTATTGGTATGGTTTTTATGTGATAAGTCTGATCCCCGCCATGTTGCTTGCTAGCGGTGTTGCTAATTTATATGTAAGTAACCTCGATTATTACTTACTCGGAACCATCGCTATCGCTATGATGTTAAGCTGTGCTCTGCAGTTTATTCGTACCTATAACAACATAGGCTTTCACTCAAAAGCGCTTGATAAGATTATGCATGTGATGATTTGCGCCACTATATTTATCATTCCGGTGGCGATAATTGGCTTTCATGATCTGGCAAAAACGTTACAGCAAATAACCATCTTTACTTTACCGGTAGCCGTGCTAATTGCGGCCTATTGTGGCTATACGGGTGAAAAGAAAACCAGCATAATGTTACTGTCGATCATTCCGCTATTTGCTACCTTACTAATAATCACACTACAAGAGCTCGGTGTTGTCTATCCCAATGTAAATATCACCATTGTATGTATAGTGACTATGGTGGCACATTTGCTAGGCTTTATGTGGAGTATTTACCAAAAGATTCGTATCCATATCACTGAGGGCTCAGCTGAAGATATCAATAATATCAGTGATGCATATGAGAAAGCATACAAACTACAAGAGTTGGTAAAAGAGCAAAATCAAAAGCTGAAAACCGCCAAAGAGCAAGCGGAGTTTGAAGCAAGAACCGATATGCTGACTCAACTCCCAAATCGCCGAGCCTTTATGAATTTGGCTAAAATGGCCATTGCCCAAGCAGAACGTCAACAAAAGCCTCTGACCTTTATCGCTTTTGATGTTGATAATTTTAAGCTTATTAACGATAAATTTGGTCATCCGGCAGGTGACCAAACATTAAAAGAAATAGGCGACCTGATCCGCAATATTATCCGCGCAAGTGACTTTTGTGGCCGAATTGGTGGTGAAGAATTTATGGTAGGTTGTCATGACAATAACATGTTAGACGCTCATCATGTGGCAGAGCGTATCCGCTCAGCTATTGAGAAAAATCAAATTGTTTATGAAGATCTCAAATTTAACACAACCATCAGTATTGGTATGGCAGAGCTGGAAGATGGTGATGACCTAGATTCCTTGCTCAAAAAAGCGGACGATGCCATGTACGAATCAAAAACCACAGGCAAGAATAAAATTACCTTGTATGCGGCTTAG
- a CDS encoding DUF1285 domain-containing protein: MSLQRISEQIHAKQNELPPVEKWDPPFCGNIDMVITADGKWLYQGSEITRPRLVKLFARVLIKQGNKYYLVTPVEKIGISVERYPFTITSWQWLDDSEQATMLLTTNLGDQILLNDKTPLILDDNGQPIIKVRRNLYASIHRNVFYQWAEIAQEKLSGNKEQLYIKSAGVEHVIGEL, encoded by the coding sequence ATGTCCCTGCAACGCATCAGTGAACAGATCCACGCCAAACAAAACGAGCTTCCTCCCGTAGAAAAATGGGATCCACCATTTTGTGGCAATATTGATATGGTTATAACAGCTGACGGTAAGTGGTTGTATCAAGGTAGCGAGATTACTAGACCACGATTAGTTAAATTATTTGCCCGAGTGTTAATTAAGCAAGGCAATAAATATTATTTAGTCACGCCTGTAGAGAAAATTGGCATTTCGGTTGAACGGTATCCATTTACCATTACCTCATGGCAATGGCTCGATGACAGTGAGCAAGCCACGATGCTATTAACAACCAATTTAGGTGATCAGATACTATTAAATGACAAAACGCCACTGATATTGGACGATAACGGACAGCCTATAATCAAGGTACGTCGTAATTTATATGCGAGTATTCATCGCAATGTCTTTTATCAGTGGGCGGAAATTGCACAAGAGAAGCTAAGTGGCAATAAGGAGCAGCTGTACATCAAAAGTGCTGGCGTTGAGCACGTTATCGGCGAGCTTTAG
- the hemN gene encoding oxygen-independent coproporphyrinogen III oxidase — protein MSFSEMFSPQLLSKYDVSGPRYTSYPTAVEFNEAFDNDDLLKAIIESEKQNLSLYIHIPFCHSLCYYCGCNKIVTRHKDKADQYLDYLFKEIDTRSTLLANKPVKQLHLGGGTPTFLTKQQITRLVEKLTTSFNFADDVEMGIEVDPREIELDLVDHLHALGFNRLSIGVQDVDEKVQQAINRLQSTQFIVELVQRAKAVGFSSVNIDLIYGLPHQSKQTFASTIDAVQAIDPDRISLFSYAHLPTRFAPQRKIRDEWLPNSNEKLAIMQFAIESLIDMGYEFIGMDHFAKVDDELAKAQREGRLHRNFQGYTTLGECDLLALGVSSISAIGASFSQNVKTLKEYYQAIDDCGHALEKGIATDRDDAIRAFVIKQLMCNFRVSKRQIERQFNIIFDEYFADDLPSLAIFINDGLLINNAEAIDVLPKARLLIRNICMSFDAYIKPRLQQQRFSKVI, from the coding sequence ATGTCTTTTAGTGAAATGTTTTCTCCGCAATTGTTAAGTAAGTACGATGTTAGTGGCCCTCGGTACACCTCGTATCCAACAGCTGTTGAATTTAACGAGGCATTCGATAACGACGATTTACTGAAAGCAATCATCGAGTCAGAAAAACAGAACCTATCTCTGTATATACACATACCATTTTGCCATAGCCTTTGTTACTACTGTGGCTGTAATAAAATCGTAACTCGTCATAAAGATAAAGCAGATCAGTATTTAGATTATTTATTTAAAGAAATTGATACCCGATCAACGCTGTTGGCGAACAAGCCAGTTAAGCAATTACATTTAGGTGGTGGTACGCCAACATTTTTAACCAAGCAACAAATAACCCGTTTAGTTGAGAAGCTAACCACATCATTTAACTTTGCCGACGATGTTGAAATGGGTATTGAAGTTGACCCTCGAGAAATCGAACTAGATTTAGTCGACCACCTGCATGCATTAGGCTTTAACCGGCTTAGTATCGGTGTACAAGATGTCGATGAAAAAGTACAACAGGCCATCAATCGTCTGCAAAGTACCCAGTTTATTGTCGAGCTTGTACAGCGCGCTAAGGCGGTAGGTTTTTCGTCTGTTAATATTGATTTGATTTATGGCCTACCACATCAGAGTAAGCAAACCTTCGCCAGTACCATTGATGCGGTCCAAGCGATTGATCCTGATCGTATTTCATTATTTAGCTACGCCCATTTACCAACTCGTTTTGCACCGCAACGAAAAATTCGCGATGAATGGCTACCAAATTCAAATGAAAAGCTAGCGATTATGCAATTTGCGATAGAGTCGCTTATCGATATGGGGTACGAGTTCATCGGTATGGATCATTTTGCAAAAGTCGACGATGAGCTTGCTAAAGCTCAGCGAGAAGGGCGTTTACACCGTAACTTTCAAGGTTATACAACGCTCGGAGAGTGCGATTTATTAGCGCTGGGTGTCTCGTCAATCAGTGCCATTGGTGCCAGCTTTAGCCAGAACGTTAAAACACTAAAAGAATATTACCAAGCGATTGATGATTGTGGCCATGCATTAGAAAAAGGCATAGCTACAGATCGCGATGATGCGATTCGTGCCTTTGTTATTAAGCAACTTATGTGTAATTTCCGTGTATCGAAGCGTCAAATCGAGCGTCAGTTTAATATTATTTTCGATGAGTATTTTGCTGATGATTTGCCATCTTTAGCTATTTTTATTAATGACGGTTTGTTAATAAATAATGCAGAAGCTATCGATGTGCTACCCAAAGCAAGGTTGCTAATTCGTAATATATGCATGTCGTTTGATGCTTATATTAAGCCTCGCTTACAGCAGCAACGCTTTTCTAAAGTTATATAG
- a CDS encoding TraR/DksA family transcriptional regulator produces MTEQLKQDFTKRIIALQARVDSIHDDFAEGRDADWSEQAGERENDEVLNALEVEAKIEIQQLSNAIQRIENGTYGICSSCGDQIAAARLAAQPAATKCIECAD; encoded by the coding sequence ATGACTGAGCAATTAAAACAAGACTTCACTAAGCGCATTATTGCCTTGCAGGCTCGCGTAGATTCAATTCATGATGACTTTGCCGAAGGGCGAGATGCGGATTGGTCAGAGCAAGCGGGAGAGCGAGAAAATGACGAAGTACTTAACGCCTTAGAAGTTGAGGCGAAAATCGAGATTCAGCAATTATCTAACGCTATTCAACGTATCGAGAACGGTACTTACGGTATTTGTTCTTCGTGTGGTGACCAAATTGCGGCAGCTAGACTGGCCGCCCAACCTGCAGCAACCAAGTGCATAGAATGTGCAGATTGA
- a CDS encoding DUF2489 domain-containing protein, with translation MTTMQLVLVIVAVIIILALASYASFLLFRLREQKRFREQAERQKREKAQQRDVKVLESIMHICRAMAEKQCEVSEGSWRLSVLMESLPNHQAQMKSNFPAIFTLYSKINHMPILEARKQLTKKERFKLDLERAGYEEEFESAVNADVAKLLPFVKSLIDSMQKQQ, from the coding sequence ATGACGACCATGCAGTTAGTTTTAGTTATTGTCGCCGTAATTATTATTTTAGCCCTGGCAAGTTATGCCAGCTTCTTACTGTTTAGATTACGAGAACAAAAGCGTTTCCGCGAGCAAGCAGAACGTCAAAAGCGTGAAAAAGCTCAGCAGCGAGATGTTAAAGTCTTAGAGTCAATCATGCATATTTGCCGAGCAATGGCTGAAAAGCAGTGTGAGGTATCTGAAGGCAGTTGGCGATTATCTGTATTGATGGAATCGTTACCGAATCATCAAGCTCAAATGAAGTCTAATTTTCCTGCTATATTTACTTTATATAGTAAGATCAATCACATGCCTATTTTGGAAGCGCGTAAGCAACTGACGAAGAAGGAGCGCTTTAAGTTAGATTTAGAGCGTGCTGGTTATGAAGAGGAATTTGAGTCAGCCGTCAACGCCGATGTTGCTAAGCTATTGCCGTTTGTTAAGTCGCTGATTGATTCAATGCAGAAGCAACAATAA
- a CDS encoding GTPase-activating protein: MKKLNLKRPEKVEKEPRKRKVSGNKSGTRQQVASQKDASQQQTGNQDPRVGSKKPIDLGVSLKPKKPEQHKPKQAVVAPIRVAETTTETIADEQALIDLYEQELDAIEANEEFIIIAAKLEAGEEVTLAEQQKLEQAQQRHQELLDLLGYEEDDFIEDEQPVEDDDDEDALLRKFDDSEFSEFKE, translated from the coding sequence ATGAAAAAGCTTAATTTAAAGCGTCCTGAAAAAGTTGAAAAAGAACCTCGTAAGCGTAAGGTATCTGGAAATAAATCAGGCACACGTCAACAAGTAGCCTCTCAGAAAGATGCATCGCAACAGCAAACAGGCAATCAAGACCCTAGAGTTGGTAGTAAGAAGCCAATCGATCTGGGTGTTTCTTTAAAGCCGAAAAAGCCAGAGCAACATAAACCTAAGCAGGCTGTGGTTGCGCCAATTCGTGTTGCTGAAACCACCACTGAAACTATCGCCGATGAACAAGCATTAATCGATCTTTATGAGCAAGAGCTTGATGCTATTGAAGCAAACGAAGAATTTATAATCATCGCCGCTAAACTTGAAGCTGGGGAAGAAGTCACTTTGGCTGAGCAACAAAAGCTTGAACAAGCTCAACAGCGCCACCAAGAATTGTTAGATCTATTAGGTTATGAAGAAGACGACTTCATTGAAGACGAGCAGCCTGTCGAAGATGATGACGATGAAGACGCGTTGTTGCGTAAGTTTGATGACAGTGAATTTTCGGAGTTTAAAGAGTAA
- a CDS encoding IS256 family transposase, whose translation MTNLTLNSKQIQAALDSLIQKPGGLNQVLELALNSFMKAERTEYLRSSQGNKGNGYRPVAGLGIGDALSLQVPRDRLNQFKPWILNVMKEQSDTLNELCFELYAKGLTTREIESITESIYGQKLTRSAVSRITKSLYEEMEDFRKQKLCDYYPIIYLDATFIKTKRETVSSEAYYIVLAVKHDMTREVIGIYNAPTESAANWDDILLDLKERGLKQIDLAVIDNLSGLDSAIERHYQCKIQKCVLHMKRNILKKVKKSHRGEVADDLRFVFNLDDQSDDREELMIRARWLYEKWGKRYSNFKMFIDKPYLQYYATYLDFEPIIRNMIYTTNWIERLNKSFKRTLKIRNSMPSVDSVLTILSKVALDMNKTTYQYPISRFEKSNLFN comes from the coding sequence ATGACTAATTTAACGCTGAATAGTAAGCAAATTCAAGCAGCATTAGATTCTTTAATCCAAAAGCCAGGTGGTCTAAATCAGGTATTAGAGCTCGCCCTTAATTCATTTATGAAAGCTGAGCGAACGGAATACCTAAGATCTTCTCAAGGTAACAAAGGCAATGGCTATAGACCTGTGGCAGGCTTAGGTATAGGTGATGCTCTATCTTTACAGGTACCTCGTGATCGATTAAATCAATTCAAGCCTTGGATCCTCAATGTCATGAAAGAGCAAAGCGATACACTGAACGAACTTTGTTTTGAGCTTTATGCCAAGGGGCTTACAACTCGAGAAATTGAATCAATAACTGAATCTATCTATGGCCAAAAGCTCACTCGAAGCGCCGTATCGCGCATTACTAAGAGCCTATATGAGGAAATGGAAGACTTCAGAAAACAGAAGTTATGCGATTATTACCCCATCATTTATCTCGATGCGACATTTATCAAAACAAAGCGTGAAACGGTTTCTAGCGAAGCCTACTATATCGTTTTAGCGGTAAAGCACGACATGACTCGTGAAGTGATTGGTATTTACAATGCACCGACCGAATCAGCAGCCAATTGGGATGACATCTTGTTAGATTTAAAGGAGCGTGGCCTCAAGCAAATCGACCTTGCTGTGATTGATAACCTATCGGGCTTAGATTCGGCCATTGAACGGCATTATCAATGTAAAATTCAAAAGTGCGTCTTACATATGAAACGCAACATCTTAAAAAAAGTGAAGAAGTCTCATCGTGGTGAAGTCGCTGATGATTTGAGGTTTGTCTTTAATTTAGATGATCAATCAGATGACCGTGAAGAACTTATGATCCGCGCTCGGTGGTTATATGAGAAGTGGGGTAAGAGATATTCTAACTTTAAGATGTTTATTGATAAGCCGTACTTGCAGTATTACGCCACATACTTGGACTTTGAGCCGATCATCCGCAATATGATTTATACTACCAACTGGATTGAACGATTAAATAAATCATTCAAACGAACGTTAAAAATAAGGAATTCCATGCCAAGTGTTGATTCTGTATTAACCATTCTAAGTAAGGTAGCACTGGATATGAATAAAACGACTTACCAATACCCGATAAGTCGCTTTGAGAAAAGTAACTTGTTTAACTAG
- a CDS encoding gamma carbonic anhydrase family protein, which produces MFTNVRSYNGISPKLGDKVFIDSSSVVIGDVTLADNVSIWPLVVARGDVNYISIGENTNIQDGSVLHVTRKTETNPNGHPLIIGNQVTVGHKVMLHGCKLGNRILVGMGAIVMDGAEVEDDVIIGAGSLVSPNKRLRSGFLYVGNPAIEKRPLSDAEMEFLKSTNANYVRLKDEYLTEQ; this is translated from the coding sequence ATGTTTACTAATGTACGTTCTTATAACGGTATATCGCCAAAACTTGGGGATAAGGTTTTTATCGATAGTAGCAGTGTCGTTATTGGTGATGTGACGTTAGCTGATAATGTAAGTATTTGGCCGTTAGTTGTAGCGCGTGGTGATGTTAACTACATCAGCATTGGTGAGAATACAAATATCCAAGATGGCAGCGTTCTTCATGTGACCCGTAAAACCGAAACTAACCCTAATGGCCACCCTTTGATTATTGGTAATCAAGTAACCGTTGGTCATAAAGTTATGTTGCATGGCTGCAAACTAGGAAACCGGATTCTCGTAGGTATGGGGGCCATTGTTATGGATGGTGCAGAAGTGGAGGATGATGTGATTATAGGTGCAGGCTCTCTTGTATCCCCAAACAAACGATTACGAAGTGGTTTTTTATATGTTGGTAACCCTGCTATTGAAAAGCGTCCACTTAGCGATGCTGAAATGGAATTTCTAAAATCTACTAACGCTAACTATGTACGCCTAAAAGACGAATACTTAACGGAACAATAA
- the aroE gene encoding shikimate dehydrogenase → MDKFLVVGNPIGQSKSPIIHKLFATQTNIELSYEKYLTTSDDFDDDMRNFFTQGGKGANVTAPFKEQAFALCDCLSSDANAAGAVNTLYIQNGKIVGDNTDGRGLVADLLNHKVTLADKTILLLGAGGASRGVILPLLAQQPKHLIVVNRTQSKADALIAHFNDSRLSTISYQQTAEVDVDIIINATSASLSAELPPLAPTAVVNATCYDMVYNHQLTPFLAWCQNHKASQVIDGLGMLVGQAAESFAIWHGVKPAVAPVLNSLREQL, encoded by the coding sequence GTGGATAAGTTTCTAGTCGTTGGCAATCCCATTGGTCAATCAAAATCACCAATTATTCATAAGCTATTCGCTACTCAAACCAATATTGAGTTAAGTTATGAGAAATATTTAACAACCTCCGATGACTTTGATGATGATATGCGTAACTTCTTTACACAAGGAGGTAAAGGGGCGAATGTCACCGCGCCTTTTAAAGAACAAGCATTTGCATTATGTGATTGTCTATCAAGTGACGCCAACGCAGCTGGTGCCGTGAATACGTTATATATCCAAAACGGAAAGATTGTCGGGGATAATACCGATGGCCGTGGATTAGTTGCTGATTTATTAAATCATAAGGTTACCTTGGCAGATAAAACGATATTGTTGCTTGGTGCTGGGGGCGCGAGTCGTGGTGTGATATTGCCTTTGTTAGCTCAACAACCTAAACACCTTATCGTGGTAAACCGCACACAAAGTAAAGCGGATGCCCTTATTGCTCATTTCAACGATAGCCGATTGTCGACCATAAGTTACCAACAAACCGCAGAGGTTGATGTTGATATCATTATTAATGCAACATCGGCAAGCTTATCTGCAGAGCTTCCCCCACTGGCACCGACTGCTGTGGTAAATGCGACATGTTATGACATGGTATACAACCATCAATTGACACCATTTTTAGCGTGGTGTCAGAACCACAAAGCATCGCAAGTGATCGACGGTTTAGGTATGCTGGTAGGGCAGGCTGCCGAGAGCTTTGCTATTTGGCATGGGGTAAAGCCAGCCGTTGCACCTGTTTTAAACTCACTAAGGGAGCAATTATAA
- a CDS encoding OmpW family protein — protein MKKNLVTLAIAGVLVTGVAQAATYEAGDFVVRGGITSVNPDNNKEVVNVEALGGATPLSVSVKDDEQLGLNFVYFIDSNWALEVLAATPFNHDINIHDPQSISPDLFGTDVDGAVLADVTHLPPTVSALYYFDTGSNFMPYVGVGLNYTVFFEEDFKDGPSDLGFNDLELDDSFGLAVQLGADYQLNDNWHVNASVRYIDIDTTATFKIGDDITGSADVAIDPMVYSVMLGYKF, from the coding sequence ATGAAAAAGAATTTAGTGACATTAGCGATTGCAGGTGTGTTGGTTACAGGGGTCGCTCAAGCAGCGACATACGAGGCGGGTGATTTTGTTGTTCGCGGCGGGATAACCTCTGTTAATCCAGATAACAATAAAGAGGTTGTTAATGTTGAGGCGCTCGGTGGTGCAACACCGTTGTCTGTTTCTGTAAAGGATGACGAGCAATTAGGTCTTAACTTTGTCTACTTCATCGATAGCAATTGGGCGCTAGAGGTTCTAGCAGCAACGCCTTTTAACCACGATATCAACATTCATGATCCACAAAGCATCAGCCCTGATTTATTTGGCACAGATGTAGATGGCGCAGTTTTAGCTGATGTAACTCACTTACCGCCAACAGTCAGTGCTCTGTACTACTTTGATACAGGTAGCAACTTTATGCCGTATGTAGGGGTTGGTTTAAACTACACCGTGTTCTTTGAGGAAGATTTTAAAGATGGGCCTAGTGACTTAGGGTTTAACGACTTAGAACTTGATGATTCATTTGGCCTGGCCGTGCAGCTTGGTGCAGACTATCAACTAAACGATAACTGGCATGTCAACGCATCAGTTCGTTACATCGACATTGATACTACGGCGACTTTCAAAATTGGTGATGACATCACCGGCTCAGCAGATGTTGCTATTGACCCAATGGTTTACTCTGTGATGCTAGGCTACAAGTTCTAA
- the hemF gene encoding oxygen-dependent coproporphyrinogen oxidase, whose amino-acid sequence MSQVDINKVIEFLTSLQDKICHALEQADGTGKFIEDNWQRPEGGGGRTRVLTDGTVIEQGGVNFSLVSGDKLPPSATAHRPELAGRTWQACGVSLVIHPKNPFIPTSHANVRFFIAEKEGEEPVWWFGGGFDLTPFYPFKEDVIHWHQTAKDLCAPFGDTVYNEHKKWCDEYFFLPHRQETRGVGGLFFDDLNQWDFDTCFDYIKAVGQGYIDAYVPIINKRQDTEYNDHHRQFQLYRRGRYVEFNLVFDRGTLFGLQSGGRTESILMSMPPLARWEYNYTPAPDSQEAELYNQYLKPQDWLAINA is encoded by the coding sequence ATGAGCCAAGTAGATATTAATAAAGTCATAGAGTTTTTAACATCGTTGCAAGATAAGATTTGCCATGCGCTTGAGCAAGCTGATGGCACGGGTAAATTTATCGAAGACAACTGGCAGCGCCCAGAAGGTGGCGGTGGCCGTACGCGTGTTCTTACCGACGGCACTGTCATTGAGCAGGGTGGAGTAAACTTTTCTTTAGTGAGTGGTGATAAATTACCACCATCAGCGACCGCTCATCGCCCAGAGCTTGCCGGACGAACGTGGCAAGCCTGTGGGGTATCGCTCGTTATTCATCCGAAAAATCCATTTATCCCAACATCTCATGCCAATGTGCGCTTTTTTATTGCCGAAAAAGAAGGCGAAGAGCCTGTTTGGTGGTTTGGCGGTGGTTTTGATTTAACGCCATTTTACCCGTTTAAAGAAGATGTTATCCATTGGCATCAAACCGCGAAAGACTTGTGTGCGCCTTTTGGTGATACCGTGTATAACGAGCATAAAAAGTGGTGTGATGAATATTTCTTTTTACCGCACCGTCAGGAAACTCGCGGTGTAGGTGGCTTATTCTTTGATGATTTGAATCAGTGGGACTTCGATACGTGTTTTGATTACATTAAAGCGGTAGGTCAAGGTTATATCGATGCCTACGTACCTATTATCAATAAGCGTCAAGATACCGAGTACAACGATCATCATCGTCAGTTTCAATTATATCGCCGTGGCCGTTATGTTGAATTTAATCTGGTATTTGATCGCGGCACTTTATTTGGTTTGCAATCAGGTGGTCGCACCGAGTCGATATTAATGTCGATGCCACCATTAGCACGTTGGGAATACAATTACACCCCAGCACCCGATAGCCAAGAAGCGGAACTTTACAATCAATACTTAAAACCGCAAGATTGGCTAGCGATCAACGCTTAA